A segment of the Candidatus Methylacidithermus pantelleriae genome:
AACTACCTTCGCGACCTTGATCCCCTTCTGGGTAGCAAACGCTGTCAATCGAGCCACCTGGCGGTCGGGATCGGCCTTGCGGTCCGCTGAAGAAACCCTGGTATACATTACCGACCCGGTTTTCCTTGCGCTCCGGCTCGTCAACCAGAATCGTTCCTCTCGGCATCTGGCGAGCCGGTACCGGGAGCTTTCCGTGCTTCCACCAGGCCCAGGCAGTCTTGTAGGAAAACCCATTGGCTCGCGCCCAATCCCATAGCTTCATCGAGACAAAATAGCCTATTCGGGGCTAACCTTTCCTCCATCCATTCGCCGTTGGCGAATGGTCCGAGCTCTTTGCCTGGAAGAAAAAAAGTCGATCCAAAAAGCTCGTTCAGGGGACATCTTCCTCCGTGGAAACGCCAAGAAGCCGTAGAAGTTCTTCCAAGTCTGAATCGGAATAGTAATACAACTTGATCCAGCCTCCCTCGGAAAGGGGGCTTATCTCAACCCTGCGACCCAAGCTTTCTTGAAGTTTCCGTTCCCAATGGGTTGGGGAGCGATCCTTCGAAGACGGGCGTTTGACCCGTGGCTTGCCGCCCAGTGGTTCGCGCAGGTGGGCCACCCGAGCCTCCGCCTGCCGCACGGTCCAGCCCTGCGCTAAGATCTGGGCGGCGAGCTCTTTTTGCAGCTCCTCGTCCTCCAGAGAAAGAAGTGCCTTGGCATGGCCAGTGGTGAGTTTTCCCTCCTCAAGAAGTTTTTGAAGCTCGGCAGGGAGCGCCAAAAGACGTAACGTGTTCGCAACGCTGGCACGGCTTTTGCCCACCCGGTCGGCAATTTCCTCCTGGGTTGCCCCAAACTTTTCCAAAAGCAGCCGATACGCCCTTGCTTCCTCAATCGGATTGAGGTCAGACCGTTGGAGGTTCTCAACCAACGCAAATTCCAGAAGCTCCCGGTCCGTAGCCTCCCTCAGGATGACCGGGACCTCCTTTAACCCCAAACGACGGGCTGCTTGCCATCTCCGCTGCCCTGCGATGATCTCGTAGCGTCCTTCCACGGACCGTGCAACCAGAGGCTGTAGGATCCCCTGTTTTTCAATGGACGCCGCTAACTCCTCAAGCTCCTGAGGATCGATTCGCTGGCGAGGCTGAAAAGGATGGCAGACCAAAAGCTCCGGGGAAATCCAATGGATCTTTTCCCCTTGCTCGAGATCCGGCTGTGAACGTCCTAAGGGATGGGCCATGAGGGCCTGAAGTCCTCTCCCTAATCCGCGCGATGGCATGGCTTACATCCCCAAACTGTGAGCAAAGCTGCTACAAAATGAAAATTCCTTCTAGCGAAAAGATTGCCCTGGGGGAAGGAAAAATGCCCGTTGGGAAGCCCAAAACCTTAGCTCGCGCCGGCTTGCTGGGTTCTCTTTTCGGACCAGCGGGCTCCCGGGAGTTTCTTGGCAGGCGATCCCTTTTGACGGGTAGATGTCCGAAAAGCTTTACCCTTGCCTCAAGGGATTCCTTACCTAATCTAGAAATGGAGACACGGCTTTTCGGCTTTTCTTGCGCGGTTAGCTTAGTGGTAGAGCGCTCGCTTCACACGCGAGAGGTCATAGGTTCGAGTCCTATACCGCGCAGACCATGTCCTAACCCGGGCTGTGAGCAATTCTCCCAGCCAGACCGAGCAGGGATTGAAAAGCGGACTACGGCCACTTATGCTTAGTATGCCCGAGGACCGGGCGACTTTTTATTCCGGAGTAGCTCAGCGGTAGAGCGGGCGGCTGTTAACCGCTTGGTCGTAGGTTCGAATCCTACCTCCGGAGCCAACTTGCAACGAACTGTACCGGTGTTCTCCGTAACCGAAGCCCTGTGGGATTCCCTCGGGGCTTTTGCTTTTGTCCTTGTGATTCATGCGGACTTCCGGGCCCATGCACATCTACCGGTACCCCTGTCCGTTGCGATCGGTACAGACCTCCTGGACATACATGCCTACAACCTCCAAGAGCTATCGTTTTTGCTATGAAAATGAGCTATGCACAATCTTTTCACACATGGACCCTACACACTTTTCCACAAGTCCTGGA
Coding sequences within it:
- a CDS encoding ParB/RepB/Spo0J family partition protein; amino-acid sequence: MPSRGLGRGLQALMAHPLGRSQPDLEQGEKIHWISPELLVCHPFQPRQRIDPQELEELAASIEKQGILQPLVARSVEGRYEIIAGQRRWQAARRLGLKEVPVILREATDRELLEFALVENLQRSDLNPIEEARAYRLLLEKFGATQEEIADRVGKSRASVANTLRLLALPAELQKLLEEGKLTTGHAKALLSLEDEELQKELAAQILAQGWTVRQAEARVAHLREPLGGKPRVKRPSSKDRSPTHWERKLQESLGRRVEISPLSEGGWIKLYYYSDSDLEELLRLLGVSTEEDVP